AAGAGGTTCAATTCTTGTAAGTGGGGAAAGGTATGGATTAACAATTTTGATTGAAATACCTAGAAAAATCGCAGAAGATCTTGCAGTGTTAGAGGCAAGTAAGGCTTATAAGGTTGTGTTAGAAAGTGGGGATTAATTTGGAAAATAAAATGATATCTATTGTTTCATTTAAAGGCGGAGTAGGTAAAACAGCTATTGCATTGAATCTTGCTAAAGCTGCCGGAGACTATGACATTAAAGCCCTGTTGTGGGAGATAGACAGGAATCCTGGTTCACTGTCATCAATACTTGATCTTGATCCGAGTATTAATGTTGTATCAGCAATCATGAATCCAGAAGGTCTTACTTACTATATACATAGAATTAAAGGTGAAAAATTTGATGTACTATTAGGACCTCCAGATTCAATAATAGGAGAGGAAATAGAAGAAATTGAGAAGATAAGAGGAGTAATTGATACTGCAAAAAAAATATATAAACTGATGATTATGGATTTAGGTCCATATATAGATAAGTTATTAATTCAAATAATGAACGAGAGTGATTTAATTCTATTAATTGTCGAACCTGAGGTGTCCTCAATAGCAAAAGCAAGAGCAAATATAGACCTAATTACTGAAAAGACTGAATATGACCTTTCTAATAAGATGTGGGCTGTAATAAATAAGACTACAAAGAGTGACAATATAAGTTTTAATCAAATTAGTGATGCATTAAAAATTCCAGTATGTATAAAGATTAGCTATGATAAGAAATATAGGAGCAAAATAAATAGGATAGA
Above is a genomic segment from Actinomycetota bacterium containing:
- a CDS encoding AAA family ATPase, which encodes MENKMISIVSFKGGVGKTAIALNLAKAAGDYDIKALLWEIDRNPGSLSSILDLDPSINVVSAIMNPEGLTYYIHRIKGEKFDVLLGPPDSIIGEEIEEIEKIRGVIDTAKKIYKLMIMDLGPYIDKLLIQIMNESDLILLIVEPEVSSIAKARANIDLITEKTEYDLSNKMWAVINKTTKSDNISFNQISDALKIPVCIKISYDKKYRSKINRIESSVPETKISKGCEKILKRIYPGAKKPEKRKRFLFFKKGNKK